The stretch of DNA GCCCGCTGGGCCAGCACATGTCCCGGGACATCACCCTCTTCCAGGACGGCGACGGCGCCGGATACATGGTCTCGGCCGCCCGGGACAACTACGACCTGCACATCTACCGGCTGACCGACGACTACACCGGGGTGGCGAGCCTGCTGGCCAACCCCTGGCCCGGCGGCCACCGCGAGGCACCGGCGCTCTTCAAGCGCGGCAACGTGTACTTCATGCTGACCTCCGGCGCCACCGGCTGGAACCCCAACCAGCAGCAGTACGCCACCGCCACCAGCCTGGCCGGCCCGTGGAGCGCGATGCGCGACGTGGGCGACGCCACCGCCTACGGCTCCCAGACCGCGTACGTCCTGCCGGTGCAGGGCAGCGGCACCACCTCGTACCTCTATCTGGGCGACCGCTGGGGGAACTCCTTCGGCGGCACCGTCAACGACTCGCGCTACGTCTGGCTGCCACTGGCCTTCCCCACCGCCACCACCCTCAGCATGGACTGGTATCCGCAGCTCACCATCGACACGGCGGCGGGCACGGTGACCGGCTCCGGCGGGCCGTACACCACGCTCATGGCGCGGCACAGCGGCAAGTGCGCCGACATCGTCTCCGGCTCGCAGACCGATGGCACCGCGGCCGTGCAGTACACCTGCAACGGTGGTGGCAATCAGCTGTTCTGGTCCAAGGACGTGGGCGGTGGCCAGGTCCAGCTGGTCGCCCGGCACAGCTCCCAGTGTCTGACCGTGGCCGGCGGCTCCACCGCCGACGGCGCCGCCGTGGTCCAGTCGGCGTGTGGCACGGGGACGAACCAGCAGTGGCGGGCCACCGACACCGGTGACGGCTACGTCCGGTTCACCGCCCGCTCCAGCGGCAAGTGCCTGGATGTCGCGGACGAGTCCACCGCGGACAAGGCGGCGCTCCTCCAGTGGAGCTGCACCGGCGGCGCCAACCAGCAGTGGCGGCGCGGCTGACCGACCCCGCACCGCCGGTGCCCGCCTGAGGGGACGGTTGACGCCCCCGGGAGGGCCGGTACCTTCACGGTGCACGCGATGTCGGACATTGTTCGTAATTTCGAACCTCAGTGAGGGAAGTCATGAGCGAACCAGTCGACAGACGGCACTTCATCGCCACCACGGCCTCCGGGGCCGCGGCCGTGGCACTCACCGTCACCGCCGGGGCCACCGCCGCGACGGCGGTCCCCGCCACCACCCCGGCCGCGACCCACCGCAAACCCAAGGCGCTGACCAGTGCCCAGCCCTTTCCGCTCACCGCCGTGACCCTGCTCCCCGGCGCCTTCAAGGACAACCAGTCCCGCAACACCGCCTATCTGCGCTTCGTCGACATCGACCGGCTGCTGCACACCTTCCGCCTCAACGTGGGCCTTCCCAGCAGCGCCCAGCCCTGCGGCGGCTGGGAGAGCCCCAGCACGGAACTGCGCGGCCACAGCACCGGCCACCTCCTCTCCGGGCTGGCCCTCAGCTACGCGGCCACCGGCGACACCGCACTGCTCGACAAGGGCCGCAAGCTGGTCGCGGCGCTCGCCGCCTGCCAGGCCAAGTCACCGGCCGCGGGCTACGGCCAGGGCTATCTCTCGGCGTTCCCCGAGAGCTTCTTCGACCGGCTGGAGGCCGGTACCGGGGTGTGGGCGCCGTACTACACCATCCACAAGATCATGGCCGGGCTCGTCGACCAGTACCGGCTCGCGGGCAACGCCGAGGCCCTTCAGACCGTCCTGCGCCAGGCCGCCTGGGTCGACAGCCGCACCGGCAGGCTCGGTTACGACCAGATGCAGCGGGTGCTACAGACCGAGTTCGGCGGCATGAACGACGTCCTCGCCGATCTGCACGCCATCACCGGCGACAGCCGCTGGCTGAAGGTGGCCGAGCGCTTCACCCACGCCCGTGTCTTCGACCCGCTGGCCCGCAACGAGGACCAGCTCGCAGGGCTGCACGCCAACACCCAGATCCCCAAGATGGTCGGCGCCATGCGGCTGTGGGAGGAGGGGCTCGACAGCCGCTACCGCACCATCGGCGAGAACTTCTGGAAGATCGTCACCGATCACCACACCTACGTCATCGGCGGCAACAGCAACGGGGAGGCGTTCCACGAGCCCGACGCCATCGCCGCCCAGCTCTCCGACAACGCTTGCGAGAACTGCAACAGCTACAACATGCTCAAGCTCACCCGGCTGATCCACTTCCACGCGCCGGAGCGGGTGGACCTGCTCGACTACTACGAGCGCACCCTGCTCAACCAGATGCTGGGCGAGCAGGACCCGGACTCGGCCCACGGCTTCAACATCTACTACACGGGCCTCGCCCCCGGCTCCTTCAAACAGCAGCCGTCCTTCGTGGGCACCGACCCCAACCAGTACTCCACCGACTACGACAACTTCTCCTGCGACCACGGCAGCGGCATGGAGACCCAGGCCAAGTTCGCGGACACCATCTACACCCACGCCGACCGCAGCCTGCTGGTGAACCTCTTCATCCCCTCCGAGCTGCGCTGGCAGGACAAGGGCATCACCTGGCGCCAGACCACCGGCTTCCCCGACCAGCAGACCACCACCCTCACCGTCACCTCCGGCGCGGCCTCCCTCGAACTGCGCGTCCGCATCCCCTCCTGGGCAGCCGGGGCCCGCGCCACGCTCAACGGCGCCACCCTCGCCGACCGGCCGGCCCCCGGCAGCTGGCTGATCATCGACCGCCAGTGGAAGACCGGCGACCGGGTCGAGGTGACCCTGCCGATGAAGCTGACGTTCGACCCCACCCCCGACGACCCCGACGTCCAGGCGGTGCTCTACGGGCCGGTGGTGCTCGCCGGGGCGTACGGCGGCCGCACCGGAATGACCATGCCGCGCCTGGACACCGGATCCGTGTCCCGGACGGCCACCAGCCCCCTGCGGTTCAGCGCCACGGCCAGTGGCGAGAGCGTGACCCTGCTGCCGGTCGCCCGCGTCCACCACCAGCACTACAACGTGTACTGGCTGACCGGGCAGCCGCCCACCCCGCCGCCCGCCTTCGCCGCCTGGCACCGCCTCGACGAGACCTCCGGCACCACCGCGGCCGACGCCACCGGCCGTGGGAAGACCGCCCGGCTCGTCGGCGGGGCCTCCTGGACGGCGGGCAGAACCGGTGGCGCGGTCGCCCTGAACGGCACGGACGGCCATGTCCTCCTCGCCGACG from Streptomyces asiaticus encodes:
- a CDS encoding glycoside hydrolase family 127 protein, translating into MSEPVDRRHFIATTASGAAAVALTVTAGATAATAVPATTPAATHRKPKALTSAQPFPLTAVTLLPGAFKDNQSRNTAYLRFVDIDRLLHTFRLNVGLPSSAQPCGGWESPSTELRGHSTGHLLSGLALSYAATGDTALLDKGRKLVAALAACQAKSPAAGYGQGYLSAFPESFFDRLEAGTGVWAPYYTIHKIMAGLVDQYRLAGNAEALQTVLRQAAWVDSRTGRLGYDQMQRVLQTEFGGMNDVLADLHAITGDSRWLKVAERFTHARVFDPLARNEDQLAGLHANTQIPKMVGAMRLWEEGLDSRYRTIGENFWKIVTDHHTYVIGGNSNGEAFHEPDAIAAQLSDNACENCNSYNMLKLTRLIHFHAPERVDLLDYYERTLLNQMLGEQDPDSAHGFNIYYTGLAPGSFKQQPSFVGTDPNQYSTDYDNFSCDHGSGMETQAKFADTIYTHADRSLLVNLFIPSELRWQDKGITWRQTTGFPDQQTTTLTVTSGAASLELRVRIPSWAAGARATLNGATLADRPAPGSWLIIDRQWKTGDRVEVTLPMKLTFDPTPDDPDVQAVLYGPVVLAGAYGGRTGMTMPRLDTGSVSRTATSPLRFSATASGESVTLLPVARVHHQHYNVYWLTGQPPTPPPAFAAWHRLDETSGTTAADATGRGKTARLVGGASWTAGRTGGAVALNGTDGHVLLADDLLAGARAYTLATWVRLDGTPATWTRIFDIGTGVTANMFLTPVADSGRLRFAITAGGGGAEQRIEAAPLPTGQWVHVAVAYGSGTAVLYAGGREVGRNTAITVEPVHFGNHIRAGYLGKSQYPDPYLKAAFDDVRVYGRTLSANEVATLAQS
- a CDS encoding RICIN domain-containing protein; this translates as MRGRPGARLWTLVVAAVLGLLAPLAGAGAAQAAPVTVANGTQFTTTSGEVVHAHGGGVIRSGGYYYWFGENRNADNTFRYVSAYRSTDLKTWEFRRHVLTRATDPELASANIERPKVLYNERTGQYVMWMHKENGSDYSEARAAVATSATIDGDYTWRGSFRPLGQHMSRDITLFQDGDGAGYMVSAARDNYDLHIYRLTDDYTGVASLLANPWPGGHREAPALFKRGNVYFMLTSGATGWNPNQQQYATATSLAGPWSAMRDVGDATAYGSQTAYVLPVQGSGTTSYLYLGDRWGNSFGGTVNDSRYVWLPLAFPTATTLSMDWYPQLTIDTAAGTVTGSGGPYTTLMARHSGKCADIVSGSQTDGTAAVQYTCNGGGNQLFWSKDVGGGQVQLVARHSSQCLTVAGGSTADGAAVVQSACGTGTNQQWRATDTGDGYVRFTARSSGKCLDVADESTADKAALLQWSCTGGANQQWRRG